One stretch of Nodularia sp. LEGE 06071 DNA includes these proteins:
- a CDS encoding CHAT domain-containing protein, whose translation MTPAWGNISESEILSFDSQNNIAESQILYETGRFAEAVESLQQAVQEYQQQGNTLKQAVALSNLSLAYQQIGDWQQAQLTINTSLNLQGFQQAGTTNTNLAVLAQSLDIQGRLQLLTGKLEAALDTWKQTEDIYTKLGDKNGAALAIIYQVQALRNQGFNKQAIEKVKQVNQTLASQDDSLAKAAVLLSLGDTLENVGELEKSRLALEQSLAIYQRLNSPENMALSLLSLGNNAQIEQKIPQAIAFYQQTFEISPSPLTKVQARLNHLNLLIEEKQFAAAQILIPELQSQLKELPPSRPSIYARINFAHSLGSLNTPTSQIAQLLATAVQQARSLDDIRAEAYALGNLGTLYEKTQQFTEAINLTEQALMLAQTSNALEIAYLWQWQMGRLFKDQGNFTGAIAAYDAAIETLESLRTDLVAVNQNIQFNFRDNVEPVYRESVALLLQNSDEKPNVKTLDKARTRIEALQLAELDNFFREACLEGQKVLLDQVVDKENPHTAILYPIILPEELQVIVKIPQQPLRHYTVKKSQVEVERTLAELREYILEPDRTEEVQVLSQEVYNWLIKPIESDFTTNQVNTLVFVLDGALRNIPLAALYDGEKYLVEKYAVALSLGLGLLTPKPLAETPLNVLAAGLVEPPPGFSTFSALPGIKLEFDLIAQTGASTKKLLDQDFTSSTLESNVTTLPFNVLHLATHGQFSSRPEETFILANDGTINVLQFDNLLRSQSDTSQQILELLVLSACQTATGDNRATLGLAGAAIKAGARSTIASLWHINDQSTAILIGEFYNELVNHKVTKAEALRRAQVKLLTNYPNYRRPGYWAAYVLVGNWF comes from the coding sequence GTGACTCCGGCTTGGGGTAATATTTCTGAAAGTGAAATTCTATCATTTGATTCACAGAATAACATTGCTGAAAGCCAAATATTATATGAAACTGGCAGATTTGCCGAAGCCGTGGAGAGTTTACAACAAGCTGTGCAAGAATATCAACAGCAGGGAAATACTTTAAAGCAAGCTGTAGCTTTGAGCAATTTATCACTGGCTTATCAACAAATTGGTGATTGGCAACAAGCGCAATTAACTATTAATACCAGCTTAAATTTACAAGGATTTCAACAAGCAGGCACAACCAATACAAATTTAGCAGTTTTAGCTCAAAGTCTAGATATCCAAGGGCGCTTACAACTTTTGACAGGAAAACTAGAAGCCGCTCTGGATACTTGGAAACAAACTGAAGATATTTACACTAAACTCGGCGATAAAAATGGTGCGGCTTTGGCTATAATTTATCAAGTTCAAGCATTACGCAATCAAGGTTTTAATAAGCAAGCTATTGAGAAGGTAAAACAGGTAAATCAAACTTTAGCATCTCAGGATGATTCTTTGGCGAAGGCAGCAGTTTTGCTTTCGCTGGGTGATACATTAGAGAATGTGGGCGAGTTAGAAAAATCTCGTCTGGCTTTAGAACAAAGTTTAGCAATTTACCAAAGACTTAATTCACCAGAAAATATGGCTTTAAGTCTGCTCAGTTTAGGTAATAATGCTCAGATAGAACAAAAAATACCCCAGGCGATCGCATTTTATCAGCAAACGTTTGAAATCTCACCTTCACCTCTGACAAAAGTTCAAGCCCGACTCAATCATCTGAATTTACTCATAGAGGAAAAACAATTTGCAGCAGCCCAAATTTTAATTCCCGAACTTCAATCTCAGCTGAAAGAACTTCCACCTTCACGCCCATCGATTTACGCCCGCATTAACTTTGCTCACAGCTTGGGTAGTTTAAATACTCCCACATCCCAAATTGCTCAACTCCTAGCTACTGCTGTACAGCAAGCCCGGAGTTTGGATGATATCCGCGCCGAAGCCTATGCTTTAGGGAATTTGGGGACTTTGTATGAAAAAACACAACAATTTACTGAGGCTATTAACCTGACAGAACAGGCTTTGATGTTAGCGCAAACTAGCAACGCGCTGGAAATTGCTTATTTGTGGCAATGGCAGATGGGTAGATTATTCAAAGACCAAGGTAATTTTACCGGAGCGATCGCCGCTTATGATGCAGCTATAGAAACATTAGAGTCTCTACGTACTGACTTAGTAGCAGTCAATCAAAATATCCAGTTTAATTTCCGCGACAATGTAGAGCCAGTTTATCGGGAATCGGTGGCTTTGCTGCTGCAAAATTCAGACGAAAAACCAAACGTTAAAACATTAGATAAAGCTAGAACAAGGATAGAGGCTTTACAGTTAGCAGAACTAGATAACTTTTTCCGAGAAGCTTGTTTAGAAGGACAGAAAGTGCTTTTAGATCAAGTAGTAGACAAGGAAAATCCCCACACTGCCATCCTCTACCCAATTATTCTGCCAGAGGAACTTCAAGTAATTGTCAAAATTCCTCAACAACCACTGCGTCATTATACAGTTAAAAAATCCCAGGTTGAAGTTGAGCGCACTTTGGCAGAACTGCGGGAATATATTTTAGAACCAGATAGAACAGAGGAAGTACAAGTCCTTTCCCAAGAAGTCTATAACTGGTTAATTAAACCTATTGAATCTGATTTCACCACAAATCAAGTTAATACTTTGGTCTTCGTTTTAGACGGAGCATTAAGAAATATTCCCCTAGCTGCTCTTTATGACGGCGAGAAATATTTGGTAGAAAAATACGCTGTTGCTCTCAGTTTAGGGCTTGGGCTATTAACTCCCAAACCTCTGGCTGAAACACCACTGAATGTACTCGCGGCTGGTTTAGTGGAACCACCTCCGGGTTTTTCCACATTCTCAGCTTTACCAGGAATCAAGTTAGAATTTGACCTGATTGCTCAAACAGGAGCATCTACCAAAAAACTACTAGATCAAGACTTTACCAGCAGCACTCTCGAAAGCAATGTCACTACTTTGCCTTTTAATGTCTTACATTTGGCAACTCATGGGCAGTTTAGTTCTCGCCCGGAAGAGACTTTTATTTTAGCGAATGATGGTACTATCAATGTTCTACAGTTCGATAATTTGCTCCGCAGTCAGAGCGACACTAGTCAACAAATTTTAGAATTATTAGTTTTGAGTGCTTGCCAAACTGCCACAGGTGACAATCGGGCTACATTAGGGTTAGCCGGTGCAGCTATAAAAGCAGGCGCACGCAGCACAATCGCTTCACTGTGGCACATCAATGATCAATCTACTGCGATCTTAATTGGGGAATTTTACAATGAATTAGTTAATCATAAAGTGACTAAAGCAGAAGCTTTGCGCCGCGCTCAAGTAAAATTATTAACCAACTATCCTAATTATCGTCGCCCTGGTTACTGGGCTGCCTATGTGTTAGTTGGTAATTGGTTTTGA
- a CDS encoding O-methyltransferase — translation MTSIVGKETARPITPHSILVALLQKTLKLAQESQISPEILDSLRQGVELAAGLDPYLDDYTTPESSALKALAQKTSKEDWGKRFSDRETVRQLEQEMLSGHLEGQTLKMFVHMTKAKRILEVGMFTGYSALAMAEALPSDGVLIGCEVDPYVAQFAQECFSASPHGKKIIVEVAPALETIHKLAARKESFDLIFIDADKKEYVDYFQTILEHQLLTPDGLICVDNTLLQGQVYLPADQRTANGEAIAQFNRVVAADPRVEQVLLPIRDGVTLIRRVA, via the coding sequence ATGACCAGTATTGTAGGAAAAGAAACAGCTAGACCGATAACGCCACACAGCATTTTAGTAGCCCTGCTACAGAAAACTCTCAAATTAGCCCAAGAAAGTCAGATTTCCCCAGAAATATTAGATTCTCTGCGCCAGGGAGTGGAATTAGCCGCAGGTTTAGATCCCTATTTGGATGATTACACTACGCCGGAATCGAGCGCATTAAAAGCATTGGCGCAAAAAACCAGCAAAGAAGACTGGGGAAAACGTTTTAGCGATCGCGAAACAGTGCGTCAACTAGAGCAGGAAATGCTCTCAGGACATCTGGAAGGACAGACATTAAAAATGTTTGTTCACATGACCAAAGCCAAGCGCATTCTGGAAGTAGGAATGTTTACAGGATATTCAGCCTTGGCAATGGCAGAAGCACTACCCAGTGATGGGGTACTCATAGGTTGTGAAGTAGACCCCTATGTCGCCCAATTTGCTCAGGAATGCTTTAGTGCATCTCCTCACGGCAAAAAAATCATTGTGGAGGTTGCACCAGCCTTAGAGACAATCCACAAGCTAGCAGCTAGAAAAGAATCATTTGATTTGATTTTCATCGATGCCGATAAAAAGGAGTATGTAGATTACTTCCAGACTATTTTGGAGCATCAGTTACTGACTCCCGATGGTTTAATCTGCGTGGATAATACTTTGTTGCAAGGACAAGTTTACCTCCCCGCAGACCAACGCACCGCCAATGGTGAAGCGATCGCACAGTTCAACCGTGTTGTCGCCGCCGATCCTCGTGTAGAACAAGTTTTGTTACCCATCAGAGATGGTGTCACCCTAATTAGACGCGTCGCGTAA
- a CDS encoding ShlB/FhaC/HecB family hemolysin secretion/activation protein translates to MFLPSWDARKKSLLFWLLVSIFLLRSITFGLLPVQAEEVLKENLIFSQRFPPPQDIQPPSPAPLPTPQPLLPPPVDLLPPLLPSSIPEDVFPSEAAETITVERFEILGSTVFSASELAEAVAEFTKRPITMRELFQARSQITQLYVNKGYITSGAYVPPQEIESGVIKIQVVEGELEDIKISGTERLNPDYIRSRLAIATTPPLNQERLLEGLQLLQLNPLIESVSAELSTGLRPNTSLLQVEIKEAKSFSAQVVLDNGRSPAVGSFRRRLQFNEANLLGIGDGLNVTYTNTDGSNALDASYRLPLNPHNGTLSFNFGTASGNVIERPFNVLDIQSSSRYYELTFRQPLVQTPTQEFALGVTASRIESEASYLEAERIPFLSLGADEAGRTRISAFRFFQEWTTRNSQEVIALRSQFNLGIGALNATINPEPPDGRFFGWQGQAQWVRLLAPETLLLLRANTQLASRPLLPLEQWGLGGLGSVRGYRQNFLLTDNGALASAEVQVPILRAANIGGILQVIPFADFGVGWNNSGRENPDPNTLAAIGLGLRWSQGDRFTARLDWGIPLVSVDSNNKGTWQENGLYFYLQYNAF, encoded by the coding sequence ATGTTTTTACCAAGTTGGGATGCTCGCAAAAAATCTCTGTTGTTTTGGCTGCTTGTAAGTATATTTTTACTTAGGAGTATCACTTTTGGACTTCTGCCTGTTCAAGCCGAAGAAGTACTAAAGGAAAATTTGATCTTCTCCCAGAGATTCCCGCCGCCGCAGGATATCCAACCACCTTCACCTGCGCCACTCCCAACACCACAACCGCTATTACCGCCACCAGTAGACTTACTTCCACCTTTGCTGCCAAGTTCCATTCCAGAAGATGTATTCCCCAGTGAGGCGGCTGAAACTATTACTGTGGAAAGGTTTGAAATTCTGGGCAGTACAGTATTTAGTGCGTCGGAGTTAGCTGAAGCTGTGGCTGAGTTTACTAAACGGCCAATCACGATGAGGGAACTTTTTCAGGCTCGTTCTCAAATTACACAACTATACGTCAATAAGGGCTACATTACTTCTGGCGCTTATGTTCCACCTCAAGAGATTGAGTCTGGTGTGATTAAAATTCAGGTGGTGGAAGGTGAATTGGAGGATATCAAAATTAGTGGGACTGAGCGACTGAACCCCGATTATATCCGTAGCCGTCTGGCGATCGCCACTACCCCGCCTTTGAATCAGGAGCGTTTATTGGAGGGATTGCAACTTTTGCAACTTAATCCTTTGATCGAAAGTGTGTCGGCTGAACTGTCAACAGGGTTGCGCCCCAATACCAGTCTGCTACAAGTGGAAATTAAAGAGGCGAAATCCTTTAGCGCCCAAGTAGTTTTAGATAATGGGCGATCGCCAGCCGTAGGTAGTTTCCGGCGGAGGTTACAATTTAACGAAGCTAACTTACTGGGAATAGGAGATGGTCTGAATGTAACTTATACCAACACCGATGGTAGCAATGCCTTAGATGCTAGTTACCGACTACCCCTCAATCCTCACAACGGAACACTCAGTTTTAACTTTGGTACTGCCTCTGGCAATGTGATTGAACGTCCTTTCAACGTTCTAGATATCCAATCTTCTTCTCGCTACTACGAATTGACATTTCGCCAGCCATTAGTCCAAACTCCCACCCAGGAATTTGCCCTTGGTGTGACAGCTTCTCGCATCGAAAGTGAAGCCTCTTATCTGGAAGCAGAACGCATACCTTTCCTTTCCCTGGGAGCTGATGAAGCCGGACGTACACGCATATCCGCGTTCCGGTTTTTCCAAGAATGGACGACTCGCAACAGCCAGGAAGTCATTGCGCTCAGGTCACAATTTAATTTGGGTATCGGGGCGTTAAATGCCACAATTAATCCTGAACCCCCCGATGGTCGCTTTTTCGGGTGGCAGGGACAAGCTCAGTGGGTACGTCTATTAGCCCCTGAAACTTTACTTTTACTACGTGCAAATACGCAACTTGCATCCAGGCCGCTTTTGCCTTTAGAGCAGTGGGGCTTGGGAGGCTTGGGTAGTGTGCGGGGTTACCGTCAAAATTTCTTGTTAACTGACAATGGTGCTTTAGCTTCAGCTGAGGTACAAGTCCCAATCCTACGGGCAGCTAACATCGGTGGTATATTGCAGGTGATTCCCTTTGCAGATTTTGGCGTGGGTTGGAATAATTCTGGTAGAGAAAATCCTGACCCTAACACCTTAGCCGCCATTGGTTTAGGTTTACGATGGTCACAGGGCGATCGCTTCACGGCTCGTCTTGACTGGGGTATTCCGTTAGTATCTGTTGACTCCAACAATAAAGGGACATGGCAAGAAAATGGATTGTACTTTTATTTGCAATACAATGCTTTTTGA
- a CDS encoding DUF1822 family protein: protein MFDAAVAFAVDHELVLEMVPTSEPLEHNYSTPGGDQRAWINQICLTTFLAWLQAEITPNARVHPNTAALPSFWEIVNGTAMSFDNSRLVLLPTLAMDVDELRVPQEWVDIPEWVADYYLAVQVNPDEEWIRIVGYTTHQQLKTLGVYDPGDRTYSLESDHLIPDLNVLWITHQLYAEEIRRASVTDLPPLPQTQAANLLQRLSNAEIKFPRLEVPFPLWGALIAHGGWRQSLYELRQGVAQPASIGQWLQEGVSNFAQQLGWEIRQFTALPSGMRSRESQTSILGLSRQILIADHTYELRVFPKGNPEEQIWRFELRNANSENMIPVGLQLRLLTEDLQPFPNNEDTATTPVENLYVEVMLERGEGLVWEVTPLPEEYEREILRF, encoded by the coding sequence GACATCAGAACCTCTAGAACATAATTATTCTACCCCTGGTGGTGATCAGCGTGCTTGGATCAATCAAATTTGTTTAACGACATTTTTAGCTTGGTTGCAAGCGGAAATTACACCCAATGCGAGAGTGCATCCCAATACAGCTGCTTTACCGAGTTTTTGGGAAATAGTCAATGGTACAGCGATGAGTTTTGATAACTCCCGCTTGGTGTTACTTCCTACCTTAGCAATGGATGTGGATGAGTTGCGCGTACCTCAAGAATGGGTGGATATTCCAGAATGGGTGGCTGATTATTACTTAGCGGTACAGGTAAATCCTGATGAGGAATGGATCAGAATTGTAGGCTATACAACTCACCAACAATTGAAAACTCTGGGGGTTTATGATCCAGGCGATCGCACTTACAGTTTAGAATCTGATCATCTCATCCCAGACTTGAATGTGCTTTGGATAACTCACCAATTATATGCTGAAGAAATTAGACGTGCATCGGTGACTGACTTACCACCTTTACCCCAAACTCAAGCAGCCAATTTACTCCAAAGATTAAGTAACGCAGAAATCAAATTTCCTCGTTTAGAAGTTCCCTTTCCTCTCTGGGGTGCATTAATCGCTCATGGCGGTTGGCGACAAAGCTTGTATGAATTGCGCCAAGGAGTTGCACAACCAGCATCAATCGGGCAATGGCTTCAAGAAGGGGTATCAAATTTTGCTCAACAACTAGGCTGGGAAATACGACAATTTACAGCTTTGCCTTCAGGAATGAGGAGTCGAGAAAGTCAAACTTCTATTTTAGGCTTATCTCGCCAAATACTCATAGCTGATCATACTTATGAATTACGAGTTTTTCCTAAAGGCAATCCCGAAGAACAAATTTGGCGCTTTGAATTACGCAATGCAAATTCAGAAAATATGATTCCTGTAGGGTTGCAACTCAGACTACTCACGGAAGACTTACAACCATTTCCCAACAATGAAGATACGGCGACAACGCCTGTAGAAAATTTGTATGTAGAAGTGATGTTAGAACGTGGTGAAGGGTTAGTTTGGGAAGTTACGCCTTTACCGGAAGAATATGAGCGGGAAATTTTACGTTTTTAA
- a CDS encoding ATP-grasp domain-containing protein gives MAQSISLSLAESPTSSMGFRVKIVALFQTLGTLTLLLIALPFNALIVLISLLWGVVRSPFRKKAVVAAHPQTILVSGAKMTKALQLARCFHAAGHRVILIEGHKYWLSGHRFSKAVSGFYTVPAPQSDPQGYIQAIVEIVKKEKVDVYVPVCSPVASYYDSLAKPALSEYCEVFHFDADVTKMLDDKFAFTDQARSLGLSVPKSFKITDPQQVINFDFSQETHKYILKNIAYDSVRRLNLTKLPCDTPEETVAFVNTLPISSENPWIMQEFIPGKELCTHSTVRDGELRLHCCSNSSAFQINYENVENPQIREWVQHFVQSLALTGQVSFDFIQAESGTVYAIECNPRTHSAITMFYNHPGVADAYLGKTPLPNLTEPLASSKPTYWIYHEIWRLTGIRSWKQLQTSVNTLLQGTDAIYQLDDPVPFLTLYHWQIPLLLLKNLQQLKGWVKIDFNIGKLVELGGD, from the coding sequence ATGGCACAATCAATTTCTTTATCTCTGGCGGAATCTCCCACGTCATCAATGGGTTTTAGGGTAAAGATAGTAGCTTTATTCCAGACTCTCGGTACTTTGACGTTATTACTTATAGCTTTGCCGTTTAATGCTTTGATAGTGTTGATATCTTTGTTGTGGGGCGTTGTGCGATCGCCATTCAGAAAAAAAGCTGTCGTCGCGGCTCATCCTCAGACTATCTTAGTGAGTGGAGCCAAGATGACCAAAGCATTGCAACTGGCTCGTTGCTTCCATGCAGCCGGACATCGAGTGATACTGATTGAAGGTCACAAATACTGGTTATCTGGGCATAGATTCTCCAAAGCTGTCAGTGGTTTTTATACAGTTCCCGCACCGCAATCAGACCCACAAGGCTATATCCAGGCGATCGTAGAAATCGTTAAAAAGGAGAAAGTTGACGTTTATGTCCCTGTATGCAGTCCTGTAGCTAGTTACTACGACTCTTTAGCAAAACCGGCATTATCAGAATACTGCGAAGTTTTCCACTTCGATGCAGATGTTACCAAGATGCTCGATGATAAATTTGCCTTTACTGATCAAGCGCGATCGCTTGGTTTATCTGTCCCCAAATCCTTTAAAATTACAGATCCTCAACAAGTGATCAATTTTGATTTTAGTCAAGAAACCCACAAATATATCCTAAAAAATATTGCTTACGATTCCGTTCGTCGCTTAAATTTAACCAAACTGCCCTGCGACACCCCAGAAGAGACAGTCGCCTTTGTCAACACTTTACCCATCAGTTCAGAAAACCCTTGGATTATGCAAGAGTTTATTCCTGGTAAGGAGTTATGCACACATAGTACAGTGCGGGACGGAGAATTAAGATTGCATTGTTGTTCAAACTCTTCTGCGTTTCAAATCAACTATGAAAACGTCGAAAATCCGCAAATTCGGGAATGGGTGCAACACTTCGTCCAGAGTTTGGCACTGACTGGACAAGTTTCTTTCGATTTTATTCAAGCTGAATCCGGTACAGTTTACGCCATTGAATGCAATCCCCGGACTCATTCAGCAATCACAATGTTTTACAATCATCCTGGTGTGGCAGATGCCTATCTTGGTAAAACTCCCCTACCTAACCTCACCGAACCCCTAGCAAGTAGCAAGCCCACTTACTGGATATATCACGAAATTTGGCGACTAACTGGTATCCGTTCCTGGAAACAGTTGCAAACATCGGTTAATACCCTATTGCAAGGAACTGATGCCATTTACCAACTTGATGACCCTGTACCATTTTTAACTTTGTATCACTGGCAGATTCCCTTACTTTTGCTAAAGAACCTGCAACAACTCAAAGGCTGGGTAAAAATAGATTTCAATATTGGCAAACTGGTGGAATTAGGTGGCGACTAA
- a CDS encoding sedoheptulose 7-phosphate cyclase: MNKVQASFEATETAFHVEGYEKIDFSLVYVNGAFDLKNREIADSYAKFGRCLTVIDANVYELYGKQIRSYFKHYDIDLTVFPIIISEPDKSLASFEKIVDAFSDFGLVRKEPVLVVGGGLITDVAGFACAAYRRKSNFIRVPTTLIGLIDAGVAIKVAVNHRKLKNRLGAYHAPLKVILDFSFLQTLPTSQVRNGMAELVKIAVVSNSQVFELLYEYGEQLLSTHFGQVNATPEIKEIAHTVNYEAIKTMLELETPNLHELDLDRVIAYGHTWSPTLELAPRVPLYHGHAVNIDMALSATIAAQRGYIPTGERDRILDLMSKIGLSLDHPLLNGDLLWDATKSISLTRDGKQRAAMPRPIGECFFVNDLNRDELDAALAEHKRLCAKYPRGGAGVDAYIESQEATLLGV; the protein is encoded by the coding sequence ATGAATAAAGTTCAAGCATCGTTTGAAGCTACAGAAACTGCATTTCACGTAGAAGGTTACGAAAAAATTGATTTTAGCCTTGTTTATGTGAACGGTGCATTTGATCTTAAAAACCGAGAAATTGCCGATAGTTACGCGAAATTTGGTCGCTGTTTGACTGTGATTGATGCCAATGTCTATGAACTTTATGGCAAGCAAATCAGGTCATATTTTAAGCACTATGACATTGATCTGACAGTATTTCCGATCATTATTTCCGAGCCAGATAAAAGCCTTGCTAGCTTTGAAAAAATTGTTGATGCTTTTTCCGACTTTGGTTTAGTTCGGAAAGAACCAGTTTTAGTCGTTGGTGGTGGTCTAATTACTGATGTGGCTGGGTTTGCTTGCGCTGCTTACCGTCGCAAGAGCAATTTTATTCGCGTTCCCACCACCTTAATTGGTTTAATTGATGCAGGTGTAGCAATTAAGGTCGCCGTTAATCATCGCAAGTTGAAAAATCGCTTGGGAGCATATCATGCACCTTTGAAAGTGATTCTGGATTTCTCATTTTTGCAGACCTTGCCAACATCTCAAGTTCGCAATGGGATGGCAGAGTTAGTAAAAATCGCTGTAGTGTCTAATTCACAAGTGTTTGAACTGCTATACGAATATGGCGAACAACTGCTTTCGACTCACTTTGGACAGGTGAATGCGACACCGGAAATCAAAGAAATTGCTCATACAGTCAACTACGAAGCTATCAAAACTATGCTGGAGTTAGAGACTCCTAACTTGCATGAATTAGACTTGGATCGAGTGATTGCCTATGGACACACTTGGAGTCCTACTCTAGAATTAGCACCTCGTGTACCTCTCTATCATGGTCATGCGGTGAATATAGATATGGCTTTGTCTGCAACTATTGCTGCACAACGGGGCTATATTCCTACAGGGGAACGCGATCGCATTCTAGACTTAATGAGTAAAATTGGTTTATCTCTCGATCATCCTCTACTAAATGGCGATTTGCTTTGGGATGCTACAAAGTCTATTAGCCTAACACGAGACGGCAAACAACGCGCCGCTATGCCTCGTCCTATTGGTGAGTGCTTCTTTGTCAATGATCTCAACCGTGATGAACTTGATGCTGCGTTAGCTGAACACAAACGTCTTTGTGCTAAATACCCTCGTGGTGGAGCCGGCGTTGACGCATACATTGAAAGTCAAGAAGCCACGCTATTGGGGGTGTGA
- a CDS encoding MarR family winged helix-turn-helix transcriptional regulator, which translates to MELDKPTQGVTSSECAAKVMETVPLMMRFIRADMRVHSAASLSIPQLRSLAFLNRNPGASLSELAEHLGVTCATASATTERLVQRNLVQRIDDPQERRRVLLNLTDEGRHHLKQSQDQTRAHIAALLDHLTPEQIAHIEEGLGLLKNVFEPTEIKHINRSE; encoded by the coding sequence ATGGAACTCGATAAACCTACTCAGGGCGTAACTTCCTCTGAATGTGCTGCTAAAGTAATGGAGACAGTTCCGTTAATGATGCGGTTTATCCGAGCGGATATGCGAGTTCACAGTGCTGCTTCCTTATCGATACCACAGTTGCGATCGCTAGCCTTCCTCAACCGCAATCCAGGTGCTTCACTCTCTGAGTTGGCAGAACATCTGGGTGTCACCTGTGCTACAGCATCAGCAACCACGGAACGGTTAGTACAACGCAACTTAGTCCAACGCATAGATGATCCCCAAGAACGGCGGCGAGTTCTCTTGAATCTGACTGATGAGGGAAGACATCATTTAAAGCAATCCCAAGACCAAACTCGCGCTCATATTGCCGCACTTTTGGATCATCTCACACCAGAGCAAATTGCCCATATTGAAGAAGGGTTGGGTCTACTGAAAAATGTCTTCGAGCCAACAGAAATTAAACATATAAATAGGTCGGAGTAA